A single window of Haliotis asinina isolate JCU_RB_2024 chromosome 5, JCU_Hal_asi_v2, whole genome shotgun sequence DNA harbors:
- the LOC137283208 gene encoding uncharacterized protein gives MISSLASYYFSPKTNLSANVTSHISFRDITRLCPGKICIVTLTIIAGFAAVVTVCYMWKTFTRTHFAWRTSKGPLSRRVDAEMGEIDIPKFQHPKPQALIPENMEMEEELTFHPDYCLDNGVSWSDVVGDMVGMEAVVAPEYQLCEEEVGADVTVWGLGVIQEGEEE, from the exons CCCAAAGACAAACTTGTCGGCTAACGTCACTTCCCACATTTCTTTTCGGG ATATCACACGACTTTGCCCTGGGAAAATCTGCATCGTCACTCTTACCATCATAGCAGGATTTG CTGCAGTAGTGACAGTCTGCTACATGTGGAAGACGTTCACAAGGACACATTTTGCATGGCGCACAAGCAAAGGTCCTCTCTCGCGCCGCGTGGATGCCGAGATGGGAGAGATAGACATTCCCAAGTTTCAGCATCCAAAACCCCAGGCGTTGATCCCTGAGAACATGGAGATGGAAGAGGAACTGACGTTCCATCCTGACTATTGTCTGGACAATGGTGTGAGCTGGAGCGACGTGGTTGGGGATATGGTGGGGATGGAGGCCGTGGTGGCCCCGGAGTATCAGTTATGTGAGGAGGAGGTGGGAGCAGATGTCACAGTGTGGGGACTGGGGGTGATTCAGGAGGGCGAGGAGGAGTAG